The nucleotide sequence CCCTTATATTCAGATGCTTATCTACAGGAATATGAGGAGAATATGACAACAAATCCAGATAGATATCCAGATACAGACTGGATTGGAGAAACGTTGACCAATAATGGGTTGATGCAAAATCATTTTGTAACATTAAGCGGAGGATCCAAGCGAATCCGTACTTCTGCAAATATTGGGTATCTGGACCAAAATGGTATTATAGAAAATTCTAATTTCAAACGTTATACTTTTCGTATGAATACGGATATGGATATTTCAGATCAATTTTCAGCACGGATTGACGCTCATGTAGGTATGACAAAGAGATTGTCTCCTTCCAGAGGAGATGCATTTCATTGGATGAGTAGAATACCTGCTATTCAGGCAGGTCGTTTAACAACCGGACAGTGGGGGGAAGGTTGGAATGGAGATAACCCAATCGCTTTCACAAATGATGGCGGATTGCAAACCGTTAATAGTCCATCGGCAGTACTTAACTTTGCATTAACATATAAACCTACTGATTGGCTGACTGTTCAAGGAAATTATTCTCCCAATTATTATGAAACACACAATACATCATTTAGCAAGATGGTGCAGACTTACAAGTATGACGGAACACCTTATTACAGAGCTCCTCAAAAAAGTACGTTAAGCGATCAGTCAGATAGAAGTCTAAGAAATTTACTAACAGCATCTATTACATTTGATAAAACATATGGTAATCATGGGATAAAGGCTATGGCTGGCTATCAACAAGATGATTTCCGAAATGACGGACATAGCGGATACAGGGAAAATTTTGCATTTCCTGATTATCCGGTTTTGAGTGCAGGAGGCGAGGATAATCAAAAAGCATATGGCTGGGCTTCCGAATGGGCACTGCAATCTCTTTTCGGTCGTGTTAATTATGATTACAAAGAAAAGTATCTTTTTGAAGCTAATATGCGTTACGACGGTTCTTCTAAATTTGCCGATGGTCATAAATGGGGTGTATTTCCATCATTTTCAGCTGGTTGGAGAATTTCAGAAGAGTCATTCTGGCAACCTGTTAAAGGAATCGTAGATAATTTAAAAATTAGAGGTTCCTGGGGGCAATTAGGAAATCAAAACATCGGGGATAATTATCCGTTTTCGTCGGATGTAAACTTAGGTATTAAATATATATTTGATAAAGCAGTCACATCAGGAGCCGGTATTACAAGTCTGGCTAATTCTAAAATTACTTGGGAAACAACCTCAATTACTGATATTGGATTAGATGCGACAATCTTTGGAAAATTAAATTTGACAGCCGATTATTTCTATAAAGTTACCGATGATATTCTTTTGAAATTAAATGTGCCTTTGATTATAGGTATGGATGCACCTCAGCAGAATGCAGGTAAAACTGAAAACCGTGGTTGGGATTTAGGAATTAATTACGCTGATAAGTTTGGTGACTTCAACTATAAAGTGGCTTTAAATATTTCAGATGTAAAAAATAAAATACTTGATTTAAAAGGAATTAATGAAACCGGACTAACTGTGTTTCGTGAAGGAGAGGAAATGTATTCGATATACGGATTAGAGTCTACAGGCTATATTCAACCGGAGGATTACGACGCAAATGGGAAATATCTTTACGCAACTCAATATGGTAGTTTTGGTCCCGGCGATATAAAATACAGGGATCAGCTAACGATAGATACAGATGGGGATGGTATCGCTGATAAGGCAGATGGAGTAATAAATACTTCTGACAGAACTATTCTGGGAGGAACTATTCCTCGGTATACTTTTGGCATGTCTTTGTATGGAGAATATAAAGGGATTGATCTTAGTTTGTTACTTCAGGGCGTAGGTAAAGCAAATGGATATCTTAACGGACAGGGTATCCAAACATTTGTGGAAGGTGGATCGGTTCAGGAACAACATAAAGATAATTGGACAGTCGATAATAGAGATGCGAAGTTCCCCAGATTGGCATTTAATGAAACCAATAATATGCAAAATTCTTCTTTTTGGATGAAGAATGCCGCTTATCTGCGATTGAAAAATCTGCAATTGGGATATACTTTTCCTAAGAAATTGCTAAGTAAGACACCTATATCTCATCTTCGTTTTTATGTAAGTGGAGACAACTTGCTTACGCTTGATAGTTTCTGGGATGGCTTTGATGTGGAAGCTCCGGTTGGCAATGGGGGATATTATCCTCAATTGAAAACAATAAGTTTTGGAATGGATGTTAGATTTTAATTGTTCACCTGATAATATTGAATACAATGAAAAGATTAATAATATATCTTTCTGCAATTATAATAGGAATGACTTCTTGTGAAGGGTATTTGGATAAATTACCATTAAATACACCATCAGATCAAACATTTTTGGCAAATGAAACAGAGATGAAAATGGCTCTTGCCGGCTGCTATTCTGCTTTATGGCTTAACCATGAATCAATGACATTCTTTTTAGCATTGGATGAAGCGTCAGATATTGGATATGATAGAAATACGAATGCACTCCAGTCTTTAGCTCAAGGGTCGGCTGATGCAACGAATGGTACTGCTCAAAGTTATTGGGCGGGTTTTTATAGTGGAATTGCAAAATGCAACTATTTGATTGAGAATATGAGCAGAGGAGAAGCAGCCGTAAATGCTGATACATATGCTCAGATTAAAGCAGAGGCAAAGTTTTTAAGAGCTTTATATTATTCGTATTTGATTGAATTATATGGAGATGTTCCTTTGGTAAAAGAGGTGCTAACACTGGATAATTCTAATCAGCCAAGAACTCCAAAATCTGAAGTTGTCGATTTTATTTTGCAAGAGCTAACGGAAGCTGCCGCAGTTCTTCCTGCCACAAATAATCCAACATCGGGAAAGGCCACAAAGGGGGCTGCACTGGCTATTAAAGCAAGAACTGCACTTTATAATGAGCGTTGGGCTGATGCTATTTCTGCATCCTCGGATGTTATGGCGATGGAAGGTCTCCAATATAAGTTAGAAGATAACTACGCTACGTTATTCCGAAATGAGGGTCAGACTTCTAAAGAAGTCGTTTTTTCTGTTCAGTATTTGCTTGGAAATCAGGTCCATTCTTTGTATCGCTTGTTTGGATCCCGCAATGCATTGGCTCATACGAATAAAAAACCGGCTTACCAGTTGGCTGATTCATGGGAATGCACCGATGGATTGCCAATCGATAAATCTCCATTATTTAATCCTAAAGACCCATTTAAGAACAGAGACCCCCGGTTGGGTTATACGCTTGCTGTACCAGGTTCAGTATTTTTGGGATTTCAGTTTGAAACACATGGAGACAGTACTATGTGCTGGAATTATCTTACCAATAAAAGGGTGAACAATCTGGAGGCTACACACGCTTATGCCACTTTTACAGGAATTTGCTGGAGAAAATATGCTAATGTAGAAGATCGTCTGGCTATAAATGATTGTGAAATGAATACAATTCTTATTCGTTACGCTGAGGTTTTGTTGACATATGCAGAAGCAAAAATAAAAGCAGGTCAAATAGATGCATCCGTTCTAGCAGCTATCAATAAGGTTAGAAGTCGTCCATCTGTAAACATGCCTCCAATTACTACTACAGATCCGACGGAATTATTTTATGCCGTATGTAGGGAACGAAAATATGAACTTTCGGGAGAAGGGCTTCGTTTATTTGATATCCGTCGCTGGAAGATTGCAGAGGTTGTTATGAATCAACCGTTGTTGGGTCGGATGAAAAAATCGTATCCAGATAAAGCGCCCCGTATAGATAATTACGGAAACTCCTTCTACGAAGGTATACCTATTGCTTCGCAAGGAGAATCTGCAGA is from uncultured Macellibacteroides sp. and encodes:
- a CDS encoding SusC/RagA family TonB-linked outer membrane protein, translated to MRITFFLLFVTFFEAFAVETSYSQITKVSVEANQLNLSELFTLIEKQSEFLFFYVDADVRNVNVNIKARNTQIDAILSQALQGTDLSYTITNRNINIFRKTDSSQQHLKRVTGNVTDSRGESIIGANVVVKGTVNGTTTDMDGNYSIEVSSSSVLQVSYIGYHTLEILVGDKSKIDIKLVDDALNLSEVVVVGYGTQKKANLTGSVASVSAKDMGKRQVGQTSLALQGLVPGVAITQRSGQPGADGGTISIRGKTTLGNNDALILVDGVEMGINNIDASLIESVSVLKDAASSAIYGSRAANGVILITTKRAEADKFSVSYSGYLGWQSAIDLPNMVGALDHMRMTNQAYTNIGKSPLYSDAYLQEYEENMTTNPDRYPDTDWIGETLTNNGLMQNHFVTLSGGSKRIRTSANIGYLDQNGIIENSNFKRYTFRMNTDMDISDQFSARIDAHVGMTKRLSPSRGDAFHWMSRIPAIQAGRLTTGQWGEGWNGDNPIAFTNDGGLQTVNSPSAVLNFALTYKPTDWLTVQGNYSPNYYETHNTSFSKMVQTYKYDGTPYYRAPQKSTLSDQSDRSLRNLLTASITFDKTYGNHGIKAMAGYQQDDFRNDGHSGYRENFAFPDYPVLSAGGEDNQKAYGWASEWALQSLFGRVNYDYKEKYLFEANMRYDGSSKFADGHKWGVFPSFSAGWRISEESFWQPVKGIVDNLKIRGSWGQLGNQNIGDNYPFSSDVNLGIKYIFDKAVTSGAGITSLANSKITWETTSITDIGLDATIFGKLNLTADYFYKVTDDILLKLNVPLIIGMDAPQQNAGKTENRGWDLGINYADKFGDFNYKVALNISDVKNKILDLKGINETGLTVFREGEEMYSIYGLESTGYIQPEDYDANGKYLYATQYGSFGPGDIKYRDQLTIDTDGDGIADKADGVINTSDRTILGGTIPRYTFGMSLYGEYKGIDLSLLLQGVGKANGYLNGQGIQTFVEGGSVQEQHKDNWTVDNRDAKFPRLAFNETNNMQNSSFWMKNAAYLRLKNLQLGYTFPKKLLSKTPISHLRFYVSGDNLLTLDSFWDGFDVEAPVGNGGYYPQLKTISFGMDVRF
- a CDS encoding RagB/SusD family nutrient uptake outer membrane protein, yielding MKRLIIYLSAIIIGMTSCEGYLDKLPLNTPSDQTFLANETEMKMALAGCYSALWLNHESMTFFLALDEASDIGYDRNTNALQSLAQGSADATNGTAQSYWAGFYSGIAKCNYLIENMSRGEAAVNADTYAQIKAEAKFLRALYYSYLIELYGDVPLVKEVLTLDNSNQPRTPKSEVVDFILQELTEAAAVLPATNNPTSGKATKGAALAIKARTALYNERWADAISASSDVMAMEGLQYKLEDNYATLFRNEGQTSKEVVFSVQYLLGNQVHSLYRLFGSRNALAHTNKKPAYQLADSWECTDGLPIDKSPLFNPKDPFKNRDPRLGYTLAVPGSVFLGFQFETHGDSTMCWNYLTNKRVNNLEATHAYATFTGICWRKYANVEDRLAINDCEMNTILIRYAEVLLTYAEAKIKAGQIDASVLAAINKVRSRPSVNMPPITTTDPTELFYAVCRERKYELSGEGLRLFDIRRWKIAEVVMNQPLLGRMKKSYPDKAPRIDNYGNSFYEGIPIASQGESADFKMRIVDRRTFNVNRDYLWPIPYIERQTNPSLVQNPNYE